One genomic segment of Theobroma cacao cultivar B97-61/B2 chromosome 6, Criollo_cocoa_genome_V2, whole genome shotgun sequence includes these proteins:
- the LOC18595341 gene encoding probable leucine-rich repeat receptor-like protein kinase At1g35710 isoform X2, producing MGRYLTSVNISFWVVLLLLQTHGFRGCLETERIGLLKLKAFIESVSEGPDTTLITWVDGHERSNCRSWDRVKCNATTGRLMELSLSHARTRIPGTLFRICNLNISLFHPFEELVSLDLSDNGFGGWIDQTEGNFIYFHLHKISSFSRLTPMALFTFLPTYAGYTSFSSLKKLEKLDLTNNCFNTNIFSSFSQFKSLKTLIMPYNDLKGSFPINGSKGLLSLKKLEILDLNNNLLSSSILSSLTAVTSLRTLILSNNNMEGSFPIQELIKLKNLEMLDLSGNRFNASIQGSGSLNKLLVLDLSNNRFSNSAFLLLSAISSLKTLILSNNKIEGSLPIQEFTRFQDLELLDLSDNKFNGSIQGICELKNLLELDLSDNKFSGHLPKCIGNMTNLQVLDLSSNQLDGNIPFDISNLKFLEYLALFNNKFEGLFSLGLLANLSKLKALGLSSQSKMFQVETEFYLAPKISIEGTWVEQLQTQFEN from the exons ATGGGAAGATATTTGACATCTGTTAACATTTCATTTTGGGTTGTCCTACTTTTGCTTCAAACGCATGGATTTAGAGGTTGCTTGGAAACGGAGAGAATTGGGTTGTTAAAGCTCAAGGCTTTTATAGAATCAGTCAGTGAAGGTCCAGATACTACACTCATTACATGGGTTGATGGTCATGAAAGGAGCAATTGCCGTAGTTGGGATAGAGTTAAGTGCAACGCCACTACTGGGAGACTAATGGAGCTCTCTCTTAGTCATGCAAGGACACGCATCCCTGGTACTTTGTTCCGAATTTGCAATCTAAATATCTCTTTGTTCCATCCTTTTGAAGAACTGGTGAGTCTTGATTTATCTGATAATGGATTTGGTGGGTGGATTGATCAGACTGAAGGTAACTTTATTTACTTTCACCTACATAAAATCAGTAGCTTCTCTAGATTGACACCTATGGCgttatttacatttttacctACCTATGCAGGTTATACAAGTTTTTCGAGCCTGAAGAAGCTGGAGAAGTTAGATCTCACTAATAACTGCTTCAACACCAACATCTTCTCATCTTTTAGCCAATTCAAATCGCTCAAGACCCTGATTATGCCTTATAATGATCTGAAAGGATCCTTTCCTATAAATG GTTCTAAAGGATTGTTGAGCTTGAAGAAACTGGAGATTTTAGATCTTAATAACAATCTCCTCAGTAGCAGTATCTTGTCATCATTGACAGCAGTTACGTCGCTCAGGACTTTGATTCTTAGTAACAACAATATGGAGGGTTCCTTTCCTATCCAAG AACTGATAAAGTTGAAGAACTTGGAAATGCTCGATCTAAGTGGTAACCGATTTAATGCTTCCATCCAAG GATCAGGTAGTTTAAACAAGCTACTGGTTTTAGACCTGAGTAACAATCGTTTCAGCAACAGTGCATTCTTGTTATTGAGTGCAATCTCATCACTCAAAACTTTGATTCTTAGTAACAACAAGATAGAAGGTTCACTTCCTATCCAGG AATTCACAAGGTTTCAAGACTTGGAATTGCTTGATCTAAgtgataataaatttaatggtTCCATACAAG GAATATGTGAATTGAAGAACCTCCTTGAATTGGATCTCAGTGACAACAAGTTTAGTGGCCATCTTCCAAAGTGCATTGGCAATATGACCAACCTCCAAGTTCTTGATCTTTCATCCAATCAGCTGGATGGGAACATACCATTTGATATTAGCAATCTCAAGTTTCTGGAGTATTTAGCACTTTTCAATAACAAGTTTGAAGGCTTATTCTCACTAGGTTTATTAGCTAACCTTTCAAAACTCAAGGCATTGGGACTTTCATCACAAAGCAAAATGTTTCAAGTAGAAACTGAATTTTATTTGGCTCCCAAAATTTCAATTGAAGGCACTTGGGTTGAGCAATTGCAAACTCAATTTGAAAACTAA
- the LOC18595341 gene encoding probable LRR receptor-like serine/threonine-protein kinase At4g36180 isoform X3: MGRYLTSVNISFWVVLLLLQTHGFRGCLETERIGLLKLKAFIESVSEGPDTTLITWVDGHERSNCRSWDRVKCNATTGRLMELSLSHARTRIPGTLFRICNLNISLFHPFEELVSLDLSDNGFGGWIDQTEGYTSFSSLKKLEKLDLTNNCFNTNIFSSFSQFKSLKTLIMPYNDLKGSFPINGSKGLLSLKKLEILDLNNNLLSSSILSSLTAVTSLRTLILSNNNMEGSFPIQELIKLKNLEMLDLSGNRFNASIQGFAGSGSLNKLLVLDLSNNRFSNSAFLLLSAISSLKTLILSNNKIEGSLPIQEFTRFQDLELLDLSDNKFNGSIQGICELKNLLELDLSDNKFSGHLPKCIGNMTNLQVLDLSSNQLDGNIPFDISNLKFLEYLALFNNKFEGLFSLGLLANLSKLKALGLSSQSKMFQVETEFYLAPKISIEGTWVEQLQTQFEN, encoded by the exons ATGGGAAGATATTTGACATCTGTTAACATTTCATTTTGGGTTGTCCTACTTTTGCTTCAAACGCATGGATTTAGAGGTTGCTTGGAAACGGAGAGAATTGGGTTGTTAAAGCTCAAGGCTTTTATAGAATCAGTCAGTGAAGGTCCAGATACTACACTCATTACATGGGTTGATGGTCATGAAAGGAGCAATTGCCGTAGTTGGGATAGAGTTAAGTGCAACGCCACTACTGGGAGACTAATGGAGCTCTCTCTTAGTCATGCAAGGACACGCATCCCTGGTACTTTGTTCCGAATTTGCAATCTAAATATCTCTTTGTTCCATCCTTTTGAAGAACTGGTGAGTCTTGATTTATCTGATAATGGATTTGGTGGGTGGATTGATCAGACTGAAG GTTATACAAGTTTTTCGAGCCTGAAGAAGCTGGAGAAGTTAGATCTCACTAATAACTGCTTCAACACCAACATCTTCTCATCTTTTAGCCAATTCAAATCGCTCAAGACCCTGATTATGCCTTATAATGATCTGAAAGGATCCTTTCCTATAAATG GTTCTAAAGGATTGTTGAGCTTGAAGAAACTGGAGATTTTAGATCTTAATAACAATCTCCTCAGTAGCAGTATCTTGTCATCATTGACAGCAGTTACGTCGCTCAGGACTTTGATTCTTAGTAACAACAATATGGAGGGTTCCTTTCCTATCCAAG AACTGATAAAGTTGAAGAACTTGGAAATGCTCGATCTAAGTGGTAACCGATTTAATGCTTCCATCCAAG GTTTTGCAGGATCAGGTAGTTTAAACAAGCTACTGGTTTTAGACCTGAGTAACAATCGTTTCAGCAACAGTGCATTCTTGTTATTGAGTGCAATCTCATCACTCAAAACTTTGATTCTTAGTAACAACAAGATAGAAGGTTCACTTCCTATCCAGG AATTCACAAGGTTTCAAGACTTGGAATTGCTTGATCTAAgtgataataaatttaatggtTCCATACAAG GAATATGTGAATTGAAGAACCTCCTTGAATTGGATCTCAGTGACAACAAGTTTAGTGGCCATCTTCCAAAGTGCATTGGCAATATGACCAACCTCCAAGTTCTTGATCTTTCATCCAATCAGCTGGATGGGAACATACCATTTGATATTAGCAATCTCAAGTTTCTGGAGTATTTAGCACTTTTCAATAACAAGTTTGAAGGCTTATTCTCACTAGGTTTATTAGCTAACCTTTCAAAACTCAAGGCATTGGGACTTTCATCACAAAGCAAAATGTTTCAAGTAGAAACTGAATTTTATTTGGCTCCCAAAATTTCAATTGAAGGCACTTGGGTTGAGCAATTGCAAACTCAATTTGAAAACTAA
- the LOC18595342 gene encoding LRR receptor-like serine/threonine-protein kinase ERECTA isoform X2 has product MFPNWLLQNNSKLEVINLMKNSFQGTLQLPNSKHDLITLKIADNRFSGHLPKNVAMILPKLSYIDMSMNSFEGSIPSSMGDMNSLWFLDLSANNFSGELPRSLSKNCINLRFLKLSNNNFHGEIFPIYMNLTRLVHLYLNDNFFSGKIGDKLTNITHLELLDISNNNLSGGIPDWIGSIPPWINTLSKLRILLLAGNHLEGQIPNHLCQMQVYIMDLSRNRLYGSIPSCFANISFGMAAGESSFVTSLIRFNAIISLSSYYSSNLELNSDTSGSQRPYRQAEAEFTTKYRHNSYQGDILHYMFGLDLSCNELSGDIPAQVGELKNLRALNLSHNKFSGSIPVSFSSLKQIESLDLSSNNLSGQIPSQLTELHFLSIFNVSYNNLSGMTPDKGQFSTFDRSSYEGNPSLCGSLIEKSCNSSEVPPTTVPFDGEENDTMVDTVAFGWTFSASYAMVLLALAAVLCINPHWRYLWFNSVDWIIYLCFKMFS; this is encoded by the exons ATGTTCCCCAATTGGTTGCTTCAGAATAACTCAAAGTTAGAAGTTATCAATTTAATGAAGAACTCGTTCCAGGGAACCCTGCAGTTGCCCAATTCTAAGCATGATTTGATTACGCTGAAGATTGCTGACAATAGATTTTCAGGTCATCTCCCAAAGAATGTTGCTATGATCCTTCCGAAACTATCCTACATAGATATGTCGATGAATAGTTTTGAAGGAAGCATTCCTTCTTCAATGGGAGACATGAACAGTCTATGGTTTCTGGATTTGTCTGCTAATAATTTTTCAGGAGAATTACCAAGAAGTCTCTCAAAAAATTGCATCAATTTGAGATTCTTGAAGCTATCAAATAACAACTTTCATGGGGAAATTTTTCCCATATATATGAACTTGACTAGGTTGGTGCACTTATATTTGAATGACAACTTTTTCAGTGGGAAGATAGGAGACAAGCTGACAAACATCACTCATTTAGAACTCCTAGACATTTCCAACAACAATCTATCGGGTGGAATTCCTGATTGGATAG GAAGCATTCCACCATGGATTAATACACTTTCAAAGCTGCGCATTCTTCTATTAGCAGGGAATCATTTAGAGGGTCAAATCCCTAACCATTTATGTCAAATGCAAGTTTATATCATGGATCTTTCACGAAACCGGCTTTATGGGTCCATACCTTCATGCTTTGCCAATATATCTTTTGGGATGGCAGCAGGTGAATCTTCCTTTGTTACCAGTTTGATCAGGTTCAATGCAATTATCAGCCTTAGTTCTTATTATAGTTCCAATCTTGAACTGAACTCAGACACTAGTGGTTCTCAGAGGCCATATAGACAAGCAGAAGCAGAATTTACAACGAAATATAGACACAATTCTTACCAGGGTGACATTCTTCACTACATGTTTGGATTGGATTTGTCATGCAATGAATTAAGTGGTGACATTCCAGCACAAGTTGGAGAGCTAAAGAATCTTCGTGCGTTGAATCTCTCACATAATAAGTTTTCCGGATCTATACCTGTGAGCTTTTCTAGCCTCAAACAAATAGAAAGTCTAGACCTTTCAAGCAACAACTTGAGTGGCCAAATTCCTTCTCAATTGACCGAGCTACATTTTTTATCCATATTCAATGTGTCATACAACAACTTGTCCGGGATGACCCCTGATAAAGGTCAGTTTTCAACATTTGATAGGAGCAGTTATGAAGGTAATCCTAGTCTTTGTGGATCCCTCATTGAGAAGAGTTGCAACAGCTCGGAAGTGCCCCCAACAACAGTGCCCTTTGATGGAGAAGAGAATGACACTATGGTCGATACGGTGGCATTTGGTTGGACTTTTTCTGCTTCATATGCTATGGTACTATTGGCATTAGCCGCAGTCCTCTGCATCAATCCTCACTGGCGTTATCTCTGGTTTAATTCCGTTGATTGGATCATTTATTTATGCTTCAAAATGTTTAGTTAA
- the LOC18595342 gene encoding probable LRR receptor-like serine/threonine-protein kinase At4g36180 isoform X1, with product MFPNWLLQNNSKLEVINLMKNSFQGTLQLPNSKHDLITLKIADNRFSGHLPKNVAMILPKLSYIDMSMNSFEGSIPSSMGDMNSLWFLDLSANNFSGELPRSLSKNCINLRFLKLSNNNFHGEIFPIYMNLTRLVHLYLNDNFFSGKIGDKLTNITHLELLDISNNNLSGGIPDWIGNISSLTSISMSKNLLKGSIPDQLCSLKNPKVLDLSENRFSGSLSCLLNISSLRFLYLQRNGLSGLLSNALLSESSRLSTLDLRENKLSGSIPPWINTLSKLRILLLAGNHLEGQIPNHLCQMQVYIMDLSRNRLYGSIPSCFANISFGMAAGESSFVTSLIRFNAIISLSSYYSSNLELNSDTSGSQRPYRQAEAEFTTKYRHNSYQGDILHYMFGLDLSCNELSGDIPAQVGELKNLRALNLSHNKFSGSIPVSFSSLKQIESLDLSSNNLSGQIPSQLTELHFLSIFNVSYNNLSGMTPDKGQFSTFDRSSYEGNPSLCGSLIEKSCNSSEVPPTTVPFDGEENDTMVDTVAFGWTFSASYAMVLLALAAVLCINPHWRYLWFNSVDWIIYLCFKMFS from the coding sequence ATGTTCCCCAATTGGTTGCTTCAGAATAACTCAAAGTTAGAAGTTATCAATTTAATGAAGAACTCGTTCCAGGGAACCCTGCAGTTGCCCAATTCTAAGCATGATTTGATTACGCTGAAGATTGCTGACAATAGATTTTCAGGTCATCTCCCAAAGAATGTTGCTATGATCCTTCCGAAACTATCCTACATAGATATGTCGATGAATAGTTTTGAAGGAAGCATTCCTTCTTCAATGGGAGACATGAACAGTCTATGGTTTCTGGATTTGTCTGCTAATAATTTTTCAGGAGAATTACCAAGAAGTCTCTCAAAAAATTGCATCAATTTGAGATTCTTGAAGCTATCAAATAACAACTTTCATGGGGAAATTTTTCCCATATATATGAACTTGACTAGGTTGGTGCACTTATATTTGAATGACAACTTTTTCAGTGGGAAGATAGGAGACAAGCTGACAAACATCACTCATTTAGAACTCCTAGACATTTCCAACAACAATCTATCGGGTGGAATTCCTGATTGGATAGGTAACATCTCCTCTCTAACTAGCATTTCAATGTCAAAAAACCTCCTCAAAGGTAGCATCCCGGACCAACTCTGCAGTTTGAAAAACCCTAAAGTTTTAGACCTCTCTGAAAACAGATTTTCTGGGTCTTTATCCTGTTTGCTTAATATCTCGTCCTTGCGATTCTTGTATTTGCAAAGGAATGGTCTCAGCGGGTTACTTTCTAATGCTTTACTAAGTGAAAGCTCTCGTTTGAGTACACTTGATTTGAGAGAAAACAAACTTTCAGGAAGCATTCCACCATGGATTAATACACTTTCAAAGCTGCGCATTCTTCTATTAGCAGGGAATCATTTAGAGGGTCAAATCCCTAACCATTTATGTCAAATGCAAGTTTATATCATGGATCTTTCACGAAACCGGCTTTATGGGTCCATACCTTCATGCTTTGCCAATATATCTTTTGGGATGGCAGCAGGTGAATCTTCCTTTGTTACCAGTTTGATCAGGTTCAATGCAATTATCAGCCTTAGTTCTTATTATAGTTCCAATCTTGAACTGAACTCAGACACTAGTGGTTCTCAGAGGCCATATAGACAAGCAGAAGCAGAATTTACAACGAAATATAGACACAATTCTTACCAGGGTGACATTCTTCACTACATGTTTGGATTGGATTTGTCATGCAATGAATTAAGTGGTGACATTCCAGCACAAGTTGGAGAGCTAAAGAATCTTCGTGCGTTGAATCTCTCACATAATAAGTTTTCCGGATCTATACCTGTGAGCTTTTCTAGCCTCAAACAAATAGAAAGTCTAGACCTTTCAAGCAACAACTTGAGTGGCCAAATTCCTTCTCAATTGACCGAGCTACATTTTTTATCCATATTCAATGTGTCATACAACAACTTGTCCGGGATGACCCCTGATAAAGGTCAGTTTTCAACATTTGATAGGAGCAGTTATGAAGGTAATCCTAGTCTTTGTGGATCCCTCATTGAGAAGAGTTGCAACAGCTCGGAAGTGCCCCCAACAACAGTGCCCTTTGATGGAGAAGAGAATGACACTATGGTCGATACGGTGGCATTTGGTTGGACTTTTTCTGCTTCATATGCTATGGTACTATTGGCATTAGCCGCAGTCCTCTGCATCAATCCTCACTGGCGTTATCTCTGGTTTAATTCCGTTGATTGGATCATTTATTTATGCTTCAAAATGTTTAGTTAA
- the LOC18595341 gene encoding probable LRR receptor-like serine/threonine-protein kinase At3g47570 isoform X1 has product MGRYLTSVNISFWVVLLLLQTHGFRGCLETERIGLLKLKAFIESVSEGPDTTLITWVDGHERSNCRSWDRVKCNATTGRLMELSLSHARTRIPGTLFRICNLNISLFHPFEELVSLDLSDNGFGGWIDQTEGNFIYFHLHKISSFSRLTPMALFTFLPTYAGYTSFSSLKKLEKLDLTNNCFNTNIFSSFSQFKSLKTLIMPYNDLKGSFPINGSKGLLSLKKLEILDLNNNLLSSSILSSLTAVTSLRTLILSNNNMEGSFPIQELIKLKNLEMLDLSGNRFNASIQGFAGSGSLNKLLVLDLSNNRFSNSAFLLLSAISSLKTLILSNNKIEGSLPIQEFTRFQDLELLDLSDNKFNGSIQGICELKNLLELDLSDNKFSGHLPKCIGNMTNLQVLDLSSNQLDGNIPFDISNLKFLEYLALFNNKFEGLFSLGLLANLSKLKALGLSSQSKMFQVETEFYLAPKISIEGTWVEQLQTQFEN; this is encoded by the exons ATGGGAAGATATTTGACATCTGTTAACATTTCATTTTGGGTTGTCCTACTTTTGCTTCAAACGCATGGATTTAGAGGTTGCTTGGAAACGGAGAGAATTGGGTTGTTAAAGCTCAAGGCTTTTATAGAATCAGTCAGTGAAGGTCCAGATACTACACTCATTACATGGGTTGATGGTCATGAAAGGAGCAATTGCCGTAGTTGGGATAGAGTTAAGTGCAACGCCACTACTGGGAGACTAATGGAGCTCTCTCTTAGTCATGCAAGGACACGCATCCCTGGTACTTTGTTCCGAATTTGCAATCTAAATATCTCTTTGTTCCATCCTTTTGAAGAACTGGTGAGTCTTGATTTATCTGATAATGGATTTGGTGGGTGGATTGATCAGACTGAAGGTAACTTTATTTACTTTCACCTACATAAAATCAGTAGCTTCTCTAGATTGACACCTATGGCgttatttacatttttacctACCTATGCAGGTTATACAAGTTTTTCGAGCCTGAAGAAGCTGGAGAAGTTAGATCTCACTAATAACTGCTTCAACACCAACATCTTCTCATCTTTTAGCCAATTCAAATCGCTCAAGACCCTGATTATGCCTTATAATGATCTGAAAGGATCCTTTCCTATAAATG GTTCTAAAGGATTGTTGAGCTTGAAGAAACTGGAGATTTTAGATCTTAATAACAATCTCCTCAGTAGCAGTATCTTGTCATCATTGACAGCAGTTACGTCGCTCAGGACTTTGATTCTTAGTAACAACAATATGGAGGGTTCCTTTCCTATCCAAG AACTGATAAAGTTGAAGAACTTGGAAATGCTCGATCTAAGTGGTAACCGATTTAATGCTTCCATCCAAG GTTTTGCAGGATCAGGTAGTTTAAACAAGCTACTGGTTTTAGACCTGAGTAACAATCGTTTCAGCAACAGTGCATTCTTGTTATTGAGTGCAATCTCATCACTCAAAACTTTGATTCTTAGTAACAACAAGATAGAAGGTTCACTTCCTATCCAGG AATTCACAAGGTTTCAAGACTTGGAATTGCTTGATCTAAgtgataataaatttaatggtTCCATACAAG GAATATGTGAATTGAAGAACCTCCTTGAATTGGATCTCAGTGACAACAAGTTTAGTGGCCATCTTCCAAAGTGCATTGGCAATATGACCAACCTCCAAGTTCTTGATCTTTCATCCAATCAGCTGGATGGGAACATACCATTTGATATTAGCAATCTCAAGTTTCTGGAGTATTTAGCACTTTTCAATAACAAGTTTGAAGGCTTATTCTCACTAGGTTTATTAGCTAACCTTTCAAAACTCAAGGCATTGGGACTTTCATCACAAAGCAAAATGTTTCAAGTAGAAACTGAATTTTATTTGGCTCCCAAAATTTCAATTGAAGGCACTTGGGTTGAGCAATTGCAAACTCAATTTGAAAACTAA